A region from the Methanofollis liminatans DSM 4140 genome encodes:
- a CDS encoding GTP-binding protein, with protein MKLIVIAGPPSAGKTAVVRQIVRNLRATAAIAYLKIDVVRAFEDEELKEEFGIPARKVYSGDLCPDHAGIMVMRDAIAWAAGEGADILIVESAGLCLRCSPYLTQSLGIVVISAVSGTHAPLKMGPMIALADVAVVTRIDLVSQAEKEVFRERILEVAPGIEIVETNALQGTGMRYLIRRIEEAGEIEDEETIEVRGVPPLGVCTICVGKREIGWQRHFGVVRKLDGADWIFRGE; from the coding sequence ATGAAACTGATCGTCATTGCCGGTCCCCCCTCGGCGGGCAAGACGGCGGTCGTCAGGCAGATCGTCCGCAACCTTCGGGCGACGGCGGCGATCGCCTACCTGAAGATCGATGTCGTGCGCGCCTTCGAGGACGAGGAACTGAAGGAGGAGTTCGGCATCCCGGCGCGGAAGGTCTATTCAGGCGACCTCTGCCCTGACCATGCAGGCATCATGGTGATGCGGGACGCAATCGCCTGGGCCGCCGGCGAGGGCGCCGATATCCTGATCGTCGAGTCGGCCGGGCTCTGCCTCCGCTGCTCGCCCTACCTCACGCAGTCCCTCGGGATCGTCGTCATCAGTGCGGTCTCGGGCACGCATGCCCCCCTCAAGATGGGCCCGATGATCGCCCTTGCCGACGTGGCGGTGGTCACCAGGATCGACCTGGTCTCGCAGGCCGAGAAGGAGGTCTTCCGCGAGCGTATCCTTGAAGTGGCGCCGGGGATCGAGATCGTCGAGACAAACGCCCTCCAGGGCACCGGCATGCGCTATCTCATCCGCAGGATCGAGGAGGCCGGGGAGATCGAGGACGAAGAGACGATCGAGGTCCGCGGCGTCCCGCCCCTCGGGGTCTGCACTATATGTGTCGGGAAGAGGGAGATCGGGTGGCAGCGCCACTTCGGCGTCGTCAGGAAACTCGACGGCGCCGACTGGATCTTCAGGGGGGAGTGA
- a CDS encoding (Fe-S)-binding protein has product MAWQPPGKNCGLCGAKTCRAFLEMVRSGERSYPDCPFYQETGGEQAAQDLRDILGNPYDFVLDPAPGEPSARKIVLPFRPDLVERWGIAEGEIVLGRPMGAGCPVQHVLRVIDANPVTGVLTTHVVGPAFSRGASCHDVQAYHMIGFEGLARVIRRPPTFGMRQRFLPGFCMMALTHTGVTNMVIERPEGLLIRVEDIRI; this is encoded by the coding sequence ATGGCCTGGCAACCTCCCGGGAAGAACTGCGGGCTCTGCGGTGCGAAGACCTGCCGAGCGTTTCTGGAGATGGTCAGGTCAGGGGAGCGGTCGTATCCTGACTGCCCGTTCTATCAGGAGACGGGTGGCGAACAGGCGGCGCAGGACCTCCGCGATATCCTCGGCAACCCCTATGACTTCGTCCTCGATCCCGCCCCTGGCGAGCCCTCGGCGCGCAAGATCGTCCTGCCGTTCCGCCCCGACCTCGTCGAGAGATGGGGGATCGCAGAGGGGGAGATCGTGCTCGGGCGCCCGATGGGGGCAGGGTGCCCGGTCCAGCATGTCCTGCGGGTGATCGACGCCAACCCGGTGACCGGCGTCCTGACGACCCATGTCGTCGGCCCGGCCTTCTCGCGGGGCGCCTCCTGTCACGACGTCCAGGCCTACCACATGATCGGTTTCGAAGGGCTTGCCCGCGTGATACGCCGCCCCCCGACCTTCGGGATGCGCCAGCGCTTCCTCCCGGGGTTCTGCATGATGGCCCTCACCCATACCGGCGTTACCAATATGGTGATCGAGCGTCCAGAGGGACTCTTGATCCGGGTGGAGGACATCAGAATATGA